The window tacatatccATAGCTATACCTCTGGCAGTCTGATCTCTTATGCATCTAGAACAGTGTAGTACATATAACACATATGTTAGGgttaaaataagtaatgtaGTGAATTTACCTTAAACATATCACTGCAATCTAGCATTTTAAAgtgaaagtattattaaaaataccacTTTGACGTGATTAAGTTACCATGTGGctgttataatatttgttgcTTGAACAGTGCAGATAATTATGTTTGAAAAGAATATTGTTGTCACTAGGACATTTAATTTTGCATAAATGTTCattcatgttatttaaattcattcagTACTTGATGTGTATTTCTTATTCCATATTGTGTTGCAAAATGGTGGCCCTGACACAATAGATTGAATagaatttaacaattttattgttttatcttaacttttgcaaaattatatttattttttctttagatAGTAAGTAATACATGtcggtaaatatattttcagagaTTAGTTCAGTTGATAGTTTACTGGACGCTATCAATCCTTCAACTAGTCAAGTAACTCAAAATCTTGTAAAAGAAACTACAAAAGCAGCAAAACCATTATCAGTAACAAATGAGACTGAATTATCTAACATAGACAACAATCCTGAGGTTGTGATAAACAGAGAACCAACATTCCCTGTCAAAACTTCACCCACTGCCACAGAACTTTTATCAGCTAGTATTGAAAAAGTTGCTAAGGAGCAACCATTACCTGAAGAAACCCCAGTTAAAAAAGAAGAATCAATTGCAATCCAGGCTCAGGTTAAACTAACTCAAAGTATAGCAAGTGTTGCACGCAATCATCCTGAATCTAAAATGAAAGATATTAATCTCAACAATAATACAACAggtttgtgattattttttaaatttcattctatttttaaacagtaattaatagttattactcttatatatttgcataaaatgtatgtatatatttagccATAATTCTAGATCCAGATACGGCAAATGGTAACCCGAGTGAAGTGAATAAGGTTGAGACAGTGAAAGATGAAggtaacaaaaatgaaaaagcaataaaaaattcaaaaaataataataagaaatccaATAAAATGGCGAGTAAtgaagttaatataaataaaactgaatcATATGAAAATGGTAAAGATGAGACTGATAAAGTAAGTACAGAGCCAGAGAAATTGtctaaagaagaagaagaagaaaattcTCCTGAAGTAGAGAAGCCTACGCCTGCACCAGCATCATCAGAACCTACTGTGTTTGTACCTAAATATAAGTACTCTGAAGGTgtgtatattacttttttacggTGCTTCATTtactctatatttaaaaaaaaaacaatttgggTATTATTCATCACAGAGGCAAaaacagtttaattttttttatgttgtaatccttttcatttttataaatagatcaaTGGTCGCCACTGAACAAGTCTGGCAAAAAGTACTATGATATTGGATTGCTGATGCAGATAAAAGATGATCCTCTCTCAAAGAACAAACCAAATGTCCCATTATTGGAGTCATTGAATGTTATGCGGGTATGAAAATAGCAAAATTCTAGTTTCAagataatatatcttaattcaattatgtataatttattttgttattttttagtcaCCCATTCAAGAAACAGTGACATTCAATCCTATTTCGAGACCTATGAATGATGCACTTTTCCCCAATTTCTTGAAAAATTCTGGTGTTGGATCGAGAAGTAATGCTCCCAGAGAACCTAAGAAAGATGGCAGAATTATGCCACAAAGCGGTATGTCTTATTATTTGCTATTGTTAgtgtaaataaacttaaaaaaatacaaagtttaaGGTTAcagtaatcaataaaaaaatatgaattacattttttaatcaaGCATTTCAAGCAGGTAAAGGTAGTGTAAAACTAACACCATCTTCAAGTGGAAGCAGCTCTCATAAACCAGTTATCCATGTATCACTATCATTGAGGGAAGAAGTAAAACTTAACCAGACCAAGGATGCCTGGAGACCCACTAGATTTAAGAAGGATAATCTTACTGAGGAGGAATTTAAGACTCAGGTAGTTTATTGggattttaaaataactctaTTAAATAGATAATGATCCTTGATACATGTTACATAATACTGTTCTTTTAGGACCTGTACAAGAAGTTCCGTGGTATACTTAACAAGCTGACTCCTCAGAAATTTGATACATTGCTTGATAAAGTTAAAACATTGGAGATCAACACACAGGCTCGGCTAGAGGGTGTGATTGACTTAGTCTTTGAAAAAGCTATTGATGAGCCTAATTTCTCAGAAGCCTATGCTGCTATGTGCAGTAAACTGTCTATGCTGAAGGTATAAAACttttgcaattatttattttattttctttagtaaaatataacttttataatttattacttgcaGGTGCCAGCTGATAATGCTCCCGACCAATGCGTCAATTTCCGTGCTTTAATTATAAGCAAATGTCAGAATCAATTTATTACTAACAAGGTGGATGAGAATGTTTTGAAATTAGAAAAGGAACTTGCTGAGTGTACTGATCCTGTGAGTCCTGTTGATAGCATTCAGATAattcacattattatatttaaggcaaaacaaacaataataatttattataatctttagGCTAAGAAGAAAGAGCTTCATCTGCAACTTGAAGAAGAAAATAGACGTGTCAGAATGAGATCTGTTGGAAATGTCAGATTTATAGGTAATTTACTTCAAGTTCAATATGTTATACTTGTGAAATATTTAGAACCTTTAGTATATATATCTGTGTACCATCAGTAAGCCATgcgattttattttcttttgcacTTTTAGTAACCATTGTTGCACTGTAACTATGGAATTATCAATATACTTTCTTTTGCGATAACTTTTAACATGTTCTTGTCTTATTCCTAGCCACACTAGGAAtaaattcttgtttattttaaatttacaagatCACATggattaatataaacattgcaCTCTTTTTCTTTTCAATGTGCAATCTGAATATTTTGAAAGTTTATTGCGAATTTCATGTATACTTGCACCATACACAATAGTAGACCAAACTGTGTTAGACACGACGTGTCAACTACCCAATATTACGCGAACGTATAACAAAGTCCAAATGAACCCTTACATTTATGCTTGATATATCTTTGATAGAAATTgactgcaattttattatactacatATTTCTGACACAATTGAGTATTAAACATAGTGACTGCACCCATatgtaactatttaaaaaattatatgatgCTATGATATAATCCCTCaatctttttaaaatgtgtAATTAACTTTAGTCATCATTTCTGCTGCAGCTTATATGCTTAACCTCTATAATTGGCGAATTATGTTTTCTGCAAACGATTTCTGACCATtggcaaaataaatttagattgtttgttataattatctgtataaatgatgatatttacttaatataatcaatcatcatttttgttttatttgtgacTGTTTGAATAAGATATCTGATgcgtgtatttaataaataattcatattttttttacaaatcaaccattatagttattttgttttaattggtatgattatgacaaaaaaaaaatataggtatcaAGCTTATtgcgaaattaattatattagcataaatatatttgtgttaaactatactctatatattacaaattaagttaaaaataaaagctatcATCTACATAAGGATAAAAGCTTTGGTTATTGCCCTGCTATAGTTTTTGAGTGTTTGTCCTCATTCGAGGTGCATTTTcggttatataatatgaaataatatttcaggTGAGCTCTACAAGCTGAAAATGTTGACAGCGAAGATTATGGTTTACTGTATGACATACCTAATTGAGAAGCTTGAAGAggaaaaattggagtgtctatgtAAACTGCTTACAACCATTGGTGAACAAGTAGAAAGCGAAGTCAAAGAGCAACTGGAAAGTGTCTTCAAGAAAATGCAGGACATTGTTGAgcgtaaatcaaataaaattagtagcAGAGTACGCTTCATGCTGCAAGATGTCATTGAGCTAAGAAGACGTAAATGGGTTGCTAAAAACGTGGTCGACTCGCAACCTAAGATGATGGATCAAATTCAAAAGGAAGCAGAACAACATCAAAGGCATATTGAGGTAAAAATTAAAAGGGaatctatttattattgatttttaacatCTATTGTATCttgtgttaatttaatatatattttttagcttATGAATGCACCTTCAATGGGTGGCGGTGGTTTTCGGCGAGAGGATGGAGGTCGTGGCAAGCGAGGTGGAGATAGACGCCAGGGCTCCAACTCATTCATGGATAACCAGTGGAAGCCAACACGACCTACCAACTACACTGTAGATACCTCTAAACTTAAGACTGTTGCACAAaaggtaaaatttaataatcaaataatattattgaattactTATGCCTTAGGTATATGTAATAgatgttataaagtttttacttctaaatatttatgtctTAAAACATATTTCAGAATCTTAGCAATATTAAATTGGCTCCTCAAAATTCTGGCTGGAATCATGGTTCAGGAACAAAGACTCCTGctcaaattaatagtaatttgaTGATAAGTCTAACGAAAAATATGTATAGTGTCCTTGAAAATGTACAGGCGGATCCCACTTCTCTTAGAAGTAAGTAgtaatagattattatataataattttaaaaattataaatttgttagaAATAAAGTTTCTTTCTACATTAAAGTTTGATCAAaagttaaaatttgtttgttaatttttaaagtaactacttaaagttattatatatattattatttaaagttataaagttctataaaaactcattttattatcttcgaTTTTTTTAGCAAACAAGGACTTATCTTCAAGCTACCATCATTCGAAATCTATTGAAAGATCGACATTCAATTCCAGAGGTGACTTCagtaagtttatattaattatatgaaacaataacaacaataaaaaaccatttaaaaaaaaataaattggctGTATTGAgcattttacatatttacttataatacacCACATTTTATCTGGATGTTAGTTGACTACTAGTTTTCAGTTAATTgtggattttttaaatttatttattgcattaatacctaaattataatacatattagaatgtaataatgtatgtttaaataaataggaaatATGATTGACTGcttgttaaaaatgtttatatatatatatatatatatatatatattttaatttaaatacttttctgaATGTACAGATAGTGGCAGTGGTAGCCGTTCGGGCTCAGTGGGCGTTACTCGTTCTAACTCAAGCAGTAGAAGTGCTACTACTGCGCCGGCGCCCGCGCCTGTTTCTGAGGCTGCACCAGTTGCACCGGCACCACAGGAGCCATTGCCCGATGCTAAAAAGAAGTTTGTCAAAATACTCATCATGGATAAGCTGGTCAATCCCAATGATGATGAATTTATCACTGAAATCAAACAGACTTTCCCGCCACAGTACCATGCTGCTGTTGTCACTGAAATCCTTAACATCGCCTTAGAAAGGTAAATTTCACAGTAatcttagtttttattattgtaggCTACTTaatcatacatatttttatcaatcacatcatacttatattttaatacattattaaaatttacaggGCAGCAAAGGATGTATATTCGATTGCAAAAAGTCTGTTCCATCTCGTATCAACTGGAACAATATCTTCCGATAATTTCCTAGCAGGTATTAACGAAATTCTAGAATTCGCACCTGACTTATACATCGATATCCctattttgtatgaatatttagGAAAGTTTATTGCGCCGAATATTGAAAAGAGGGTAAGTGTAATGATTTtgtacgttaatttaaaataaaaaataattgtaaatgtctaatatatatttttttttccttgtaGCATATCACATTTGTACAGGTATTTAGATtatgtgaaaatattattatgtcgaATCAAGGCCATATGTTCTTAAAAACTGTAATTAGAGACTTAAAAGAGAGCATGGGACCTTCTTTTGTCAAAACGAAGTGGCAGGAATCTGGATTAGAATTAAAGCAATGGATGCCCGAGGAACAGGtaagttttattaacaaatttaaagtaatttatttaccttcaactatttttcaaattaataattagttaGCGTGAATCTCGATTCATACAATCTTAAAATAACCTCTGAAACTACATAATAAACAACATGAGTAATATTTAAGGTTCCAAAATGGATTGAAGATAACAAATTCGAATTCTTGGAAGGCGGTAAACCTACTGAGGAAACAAAGAAAATCCTAACGCCGAGTGAAACTCAAAGCAAACTATTACAGCTCATGAACACCGATGAGCATTGCGACTGCATACGAGGATGGGTACAGGTAATGGATTTTTAAATGTCAGTAATACATAACACAAAATATGGTGTAAAGTAGTGCATTTTTTGCGGTAATGTAATTAAAGGGTGAAATACGTGGCCTTATGTATCagcacataataatataaatattatcagcaCAGTCACTACTTCaagtaaagttttaatattctttataattgtaataacacATTCCTTTTCTCATTGAATGTAACAAGCAGAAAACTTGTTTATCTTAAATGAAGGTTAAATTACACATTCATGAGAGGTATGAGGTAAGATatcaaacttttaaatatatcgttCAATACGATCTCATTGTTGTAGGAAAAAACGTAAATTTATTCCTATTTCGTATCACttatgtgaaaataaataaaatgttgctatattttattattctttttgtggtgttaaattatattttttgtggtttATTAGGATAACCTAGGCGCTGCGTCAAACGAAAATTGGTTTATGCGCGCACTGACGCAAGCTGTCTGCGAATACGCGTTATACGGCACAGAAGGACGCGACGTGCCGCACTTTAGCCACGAACGCATGAACAAATATGCTTCACTCATTAGTGAATTCGGCGATTCGCGTGAACAGAGGGAGGCTAGTTGCCTCTTTGGTATTCAGCAGCTAATACATAGGCTGGAACACCCGCAAGGTATGTCTTTCACCCTCGGCTCTCAAATATAAGTTGTATGTCattgtattttatgaaatatcctacttgataatgttatttatgtttcagGGTTAACATTAGAAATATTCCAATATTTGCATGAACAATACATTATATCCGTGGAAGGCTTTATTGCATGGGAAGTGTCTGAAAAGGAGCCTGAAGGCAAAggtattgatattaaaatgttaaagtatataataaataactaattcttaaatatttgaaatatggtACATCAATAAAtgaaccgagatggctcagtggttagaactcgtgcatcttaaccgatgatttcgggttcaaacccaggcaagcaccactgtgtatatgtgcttaatttgtgtttataattcatctcgtgttcagcggtgaaggaaaacatcgtgaggaaacctgcatgtgtctaatttcattgaaattctgacacatgtgcattccaccaacccgcattggaacagcgtggtggaatatgttccaagccctctcctaaatgagagaggaggccattagcccagcagtgggaaatttacaggctgttactttacttttttttttacatcaataaataaactatataattaaatgtatttttcaatTTGTCTAGCGGTGATGTTGAAAGCGCTGACCTCGTTCTTCACGAACATCAAGGAGGCAGACAACGAGGAGTCTTGCGGGGAGGACTGACGCGCAGCGGACGCCGCGCGCGCCGTACACGCCGCTGCCGTGGCGCGCGCCGCTGTCGTCACCGCCGCCGCCCGCCCCGACCACAGATCCTCCgtcttctatatttttatattctagaCTACCGCGCGCCCCTACCActcatagattttattatattttaatgcttaAATTAACAGAAGCTAGAAAaagttgtataatatttgttatgctATAGTTATTTATCGAGGTCCTAAATTTTAATCGCTTCGATGTAATGCGTTTATCGATtggtatgttaaaataattgattgaaTTGAAACGTTATTTGTTTACGATTATGATTGATGTTTACAAATGAAGAGGTAACGTGGTCGAACAATATCTTGATTCGGGAATTATGGGAAATTTTTGGgtctatttataaagtataaataatgtaaaattgaaaataacataGCTTCTTCAAATAGGAATGGATACGATATTTAGGGGTGTGGCGATGTACCGTAGAATACATACGGTAACCACTTCTAATCCCTGAATATTTTAAGAGCATAATACTTCAATGTGAAGTAGCCGCTGCGTGTGCCCATTTCTATTTGACATCGATCAACATCTCCTCACTGGTTCAAGATATTGAGCGTAGGACGAAAGCGTTAGCTGTCGCCAGACCAGTAATTCCCCTCCCATTGCTCGAGTCCGCTAGCAGTTTgtcaataaaatgtttcatcTATATGCAAATAGGTtggtacaaatatatattcgcTATAACGTTTTTATACATGCGACTGTAAAGTAATTGATAGTGTTGTATTTACATGACGTTCTTAAGTATGATGTCTTACGGGCAGGAGCTGTACATTTGTGCtcattatcttttataaaaatcttcGCACTGCGCAACAGATTACACGTAATATTGtactaaaaactaaatatttaagttgtaatttattttgatatatagataaaaattatgaatttattgttaaaattgaaaCGACGATCACAGGAACCCGGCTTGGCCGGTGTACCAAGTTCATTAGAAACACACTCACAATaaggtaataaatataacagcAATCCAAGCCGATatattagatatacatataaagattgcgatagataaatttatatacatattatattaaattaggaCTATTTACGGGGCTGACATGGCGCGCCGCTTGACGCGACCTCCGCGTCGGCGCGTAGCTAACTAGCAATGATAGGCTAGCCAGCGATACTGCGCGGACAACATGAGTTCAATGAGAGATGTTgacagattatattatatttaacgtattGTATATCACTGTCGTTTTCATTTATATAGACATAGACAGCTAATTTTTGAACTGATAAAGTAAcataaaggtaaaaaaaaatagatttgcgtataattacatataattttaatgattgcgAAATTCGGATATTCCTtagctattaaaatttaaaagaaaagccGACTTTGCTATCGATAATCCAAATACCTTCCGCCGTACTGAATAATGTATAAGTAGATTTCTCGACAATAATACAACCACAATCGAGTCGATAAAATGCTAGACTGATATAACACCGTagttataaaaacgaaaaacaCCAACGCAGCTCACCCAAAACTTGTTCTTCCACAGTTAACAATGTTCGGAAACCGTTTCCATCGCAGTTTTGTTCGTTATCGATCGTTAGTATTTTTATCAGCTAGACTAGACGCAGCATGAAgtctaattttcttttataaatgatatttttttgctttgttaagattaattatttgttatcacAGAGAATTCAGATTGCACTCGACTAGTATCGTAGATCATtttcttattcattatttttattttaatgttttctttaatataactttattggTAATGTCTCAGTTAGCTGCTAACCATTGTCTCAAATCTGTGGTGATCCGGCGAGTCGTGCCCGCACCTTCCGCTGctgagtttattttaattattatagctaTCCTTATCAGTTactatgtatgttatgtaaataaactttatatgaagaaatataatctttattcattacATTCCTGTTCTTATTACCTTCAAATTTTTCCATTGATCATGATTATAGGTTATTTGCGATGTTTAAGTACAAAGTTAGATTACagatattaatttagaatttaaattttatacaattttagtgTAAATTCAACGCTATAAAGTTGCATTATATCTCTAAATTCCTCAGTGTAACTGCGTACAATCTCTCGCCAGTAAGTTTCCTTATTTTCATCATCttgtatttgaattttgaattctTTCAATTCTGCAGCAAAATCATCATACAATATAATCTTTAGTTACATAAaccaaaattatgaaaatttaatcgAGACAAAAAGCATAAACATTGGTGTGGACTGGGGTTTAGGTATTTAGTTCCCGTTCGATGCAATTAGAAAAACTAAAAATCTTATGggcatagttttaaaataatctcaaGTGGAAAATAATCTGTTGTTCAAAGATGGTCCCTTACTGTCACATACTCCACATGCCACGATCTCGATCGCGTCGTGCAGGTCTGATGCACATATACGACCCGTGTACATAAGTCTAGTTAAATGCGGCATTAATTCTATCACTCTGCGCAATGGTAACTCCGACGAACGCCATTGATGAATACTGAGTGTTACtgcaagttaatttatttagtgaatttaatttaatcgctattattatttaatatgattacGTTAAACTCTAGGAACTTTACTAGAGGTTAACTTTAACTGACCCAGGATACTAGCATAGCGATAAGCGAGCATCCGCATGAAACAGCTGATATCAGAATCCTGCCGTTGTGTTGTTTTCAAGTCTATACCATGCTGCAGGTGTACTTCACGTAGCGGCATGCTTGGCGTAAGAAATCGTTGGACATTATCGTAGTCACGTATACGAACTGTCGAAgataacacaatatatattaatactacttacattaatacttaaaataaatgaatctgtTAGATATTAATGTTATCGTTTTCCTTGTTATATCTGTAAAGGTCGGCGTATCAATTTAGATGTCGTCACTTATCTGAAACTCTAATTTTTATTCACGCAGAACTGAATGAACGTTTAGAACTAACATAAAGCCACAAATAGATAGATGTCCGGACAGATGATAGCGACGCGACGCCATGCAGTATCGGGAATTTCGTATCCGCCTACGCCGAGCGCTGCGTCTACACGACCGGGAATTTGATCTTCACGACaaataagctttaaaaaaagtttatagtaaattaatataataaataatatggacTAAGCAAAattatacaaagaaaaataacataGGTAATATTATCTACaagaaaatgaaatacatagtaggatttatttaaaatatctgatttATGTATACTGTCACACCTAACCTGTAAACGAAAGTGAGGTCGACGTAATACAGGCAACAACGAAAGCAGCGCGTTTCCAGATCCATCGGCAATATAGGCATACTCAAGAGCGAGTACGCGGAGATTTTTTAATTCTGCCAAACTTCGAAGAAAGCATCGCTTTGTATCTGGCCTAGCAATATACTTTCCGCtacctatattaatttatttattattatccatTTTCAATCCATTTTTCAATCTGTGACTTTGAAGCGATTAAGTGTTCTTAACGTTAAGTCAATTAGACTTTACGAGTATACGTTACGTTACGTTGCCGTTAGTCCTGAGCATGAAGTATTTCCGTTCATGTCAGATTTACCgccccatcggattatgagagtgagggATTGAGAGCACCTGTGTTTGGGCAAACtcttgtgcactataatatatCCCGCGTGGCTGGTGCTTCTTAAGATTGGCCAGCGTTACCAAAACTGTCTGATACGACTTCACTAATCATATtgtctgtatatttaaaacaaaataaatacatacattaactCTAATAAGTACAATGCAAGTcaagtaataataaaagaaacttttatttgtgtgttttttgtgtatttaaacAGTGACAAAAAGGACAGTAATCTAAAACAGACTTCAAATTTAACGATATCACTAATtggacattaattatttatatatatatcaaattgttttatttatagaaatccAATGTAAAGGTTATAATGGGTTCAACTTATTTCAGTTACTCGTATTATACTCCCAAGATCTTCAATACGAATGTGTACGTCGCAGACTCATAACCATGATCTATGGAACATCATCTCTGACAGTGGCAGGATTATTTGAAGTAATTTCATGAGCGTTTGACAATATTGTTATTGCCGTTGAGTTTTCAACATTTCTGTACATGAAGTTTGGTAAATTTTTTCTTGCctcttcaacagtctcccttaATCGGTCGGCTCCGATGGGACGTGATACAAGAGTTTCTTCTTGACATTCTTTCACTAGATCTTTCATTTTTTCTTCTTCTAATGGTGTAACCGCTTGAATAGCTCTTGCTCTATGTTGCTTCAGTTCAATGTCAACTCGTAGAAGCTTATCTCTGCTCGAATTGGTTCGCCAGGGTCGCTTGGGATCGGCTGCATTGAGGTTTGCGACATCGGttctaattattttgttacttgaaatgaaatattttacattacttaAGCTCGATAATTTAGTATACTATTGTATACGtgttattataagatattgtaaataa is drawn from Vanessa cardui chromosome Z, ilVanCard2.1, whole genome shotgun sequence and contains these coding sequences:
- the LOC124542981 gene encoding eukaryotic translation initiation factor 4 gamma 3-like isoform X1; this encodes MPVLVTPLFWEWFNIWLIQFLKNLYHEIKMVALRGGNSSLGTVSHGCGIHAGQQNALDLTHRLQTSLGMQHSASTQAVGHHASHLNHANHASHNNHINHANHAGPGSQLNIPSLSSMSLLMQQQTPATLKHEQNTRYSNSNCMLPSHHYRLLAQTRPECYHPSGAASGAYMSGATGGQSSAQSMRGQPAPQPSAPPAPQQDISKTTMAGPSYVSPQNQTPPSRPQYPNFQYRATQHGNRPSSHPRQQQPYMSGASASAAGPVMYHPTLMFPPHMGIPQTYQQPRSSTPGFYSYVPQYISYTTPTGPTTPYYYPSNGQQLAAGSVGGAGGRANSAALVPQQPNAPTASNALPHSQPQPHIHPSIPGIRQVPPKRTSHRLAIINPLTKQDIFSEIHSNDSQYMSGESSERQTPQLEQPHNFAEEFSRMVNEAANQPSPCESASKSNFVSKNVEVPVTTASSNPPHTNAISTINNNIVKSEILNVNENKSLGNEIVESNETPVVSAISDSPVVVPKMPINIKQIQKNMEMIQPLAVDNNKSLPSNKQQKQNKSKPVVPQDELEKQSDSVSSIVPQAMIMQTVVTAVPVPVTAALPATAPATTATSTLVSSSSSLAHSMPAPQPQRIREPRERVRSEDKEKPPPPKIKDVIEKEIPKPNGPTSVEISSVDSLLDAINPSTSQVTQNLVKETTKAAKPLSVTNETELSNIDNNPEVVINREPTFPVKTSPTATELLSASIEKVAKEQPLPEETPVKKEESIAIQAQVKLTQSIASVARNHPESKMKDINLNNNTTAIILDPDTANGNPSEVNKVETVKDEGNKNEKAIKNSKNNNKKSNKMASNEVNINKTESYENGKDETDKVSTEPEKLSKEEEEENSPEVEKPTPAPASSEPTVFVPKYKYSEDQWSPLNKSGKKYYDIGLLMQIKDDPLSKNKPNVPLLESLNVMRSPIQETVTFNPISRPMNDALFPNFLKNSGVGSRSNAPREPKKDGRIMPQSGKGSVKLTPSSSGSSSHKPVIHVSLSLREEVKLNQTKDAWRPTRFKKDNLTEEEFKTQDLYKKFRGILNKLTPQKFDTLLDKVKTLEINTQARLEGVIDLVFEKAIDEPNFSEAYAAMCSKLSMLKVPADNAPDQCVNFRALIISKCQNQFITNKVDENVLKLEKELAECTDPAKKKELHLQLEEENRRVRMRSVGNVRFIGELYKLKMLTAKIMVYCMTYLIEKLEEEKLECLCKLLTTIGEQVESEVKEQLESVFKKMQDIVERKSNKISSRVRFMLQDVIELRRRKWVAKNVVDSQPKMMDQIQKEAEQHQRHIELMNAPSMGGGGFRREDGGRGKRGGDRRQGSNSFMDNQWKPTRPTNYTVDTSKLKTVAQKNLSNIKLAPQNSGWNHGSGTKTPAQINSNLMISLTKNMYSVLENVQADPTSLRTNKDLSSSYHHSKSIERSTFNSRGDFNSGSGSRSGSVGVTRSNSSSRSATTAPAPAPVSEAAPVAPAPQEPLPDAKKKFVKILIMDKLVNPNDDEFITEIKQTFPPQYHAAVVTEILNIALERAAKDVYSIAKSLFHLVSTGTISSDNFLAGINEILEFAPDLYIDIPILYEYLGKFIAPNIEKRHITFVQVFRLCENIIMSNQGHMFLKTVIRDLKESMGPSFVKTKWQESGLELKQWMPEEQVPKWIEDNKFEFLEGGKPTEETKKILTPSETQSKLLQLMNTDEHCDCIRGWVQDNLGAASNENWFMRALTQAVCEYALYGTEGRDVPHFSHERMNKYASLISEFGDSREQREASCLFGIQQLIHRLEHPQGLTLEIFQYLHEQYIISVEGFIAWEVSEKEPEGKAVMLKALTSFFTNIKEADNEESCGED